The proteins below come from a single Chitinophaga pinensis DSM 2588 genomic window:
- a CDS encoding RNA polymerase sigma factor: MKTKTALPRGDRFVLTHFINNDQRLAARLRNSDHTAFEELYATYHQLLYGTAYKYLKSDTAAEDAVHEAFVKVWVHREELDPVQGVRNFLFKCLKFHVLNLIRDHKRSLSKQYELLYNAAADHRDTESTVILNDYRKVVERAVESLSAQKKKIFRLRSYEGLSNEEVAEKLGLSINTVKFQYAQASKALRHVLKIMMSTLFGLVILLVIFF, encoded by the coding sequence TTGAAAACCAAAACAGCACTACCAAGAGGGGACAGATTTGTGTTAACGCATTTTATTAATAACGACCAACGGCTGGCAGCACGCCTGCGCAATAGTGATCATACCGCTTTTGAGGAATTATACGCTACCTATCATCAGTTACTGTATGGTACTGCCTATAAATACCTGAAAAGCGATACGGCTGCTGAAGATGCTGTGCATGAAGCTTTTGTAAAAGTCTGGGTACACCGGGAAGAACTTGATCCGGTACAGGGCGTTCGTAATTTTCTCTTTAAATGCCTGAAATTTCATGTACTGAACCTTATCCGGGATCATAAACGTAGCCTTTCCAAACAATACGAACTATTATACAATGCTGCTGCTGATCATCGTGACACGGAATCCACCGTTATATTGAATGATTACAGAAAGGTGGTAGAACGCGCCGTTGAAAGTTTGTCTGCCCAGAAGAAAAAGATCTTCCGCCTCCGTTCCTATGAAGGACTGAGTAATGAAGAAGTAGCGGAAAAACTCGGTTTGTCCATCAATACCGTCAAATTTCAATATGCCCAGGCCAGCAAAGCCCTGCGCCACGTCCTCAAGATCATGATGAGTACCCTCTTCGGCCTGGTTATTCTCCTTGTTATCTTTTTTTAA
- the dnaG gene encoding DNA primase, giving the protein MISQNTIQQILSRIDIVEIVGNFVKLKKRGANYLGLCPFHNEKSPSFTVTPSKEIFKCFGCGQSGNAIKFIMEHEKYSYVEALRWLAQKYDVPIEETEVSPEVRQQQLMADSLYIINNFAREYFSNTLFNTEEGQNVGLSYFEERGFTQETIRKFQLGYSLNTWDAFTKTALAKGYNLDYLQKTGLVTVRNEQPGDNYRGRVIFPIHNQSGKVLGFGARILVKNDRAPKYVNSPENEIYVKNRVLYGTYFARHAIDKLNECLLVEGYTDVVSLHQAGIENVVASSGTSLTQHQLRLIKKYTNNLTILFDGDNAGVKAALRGLDMAIEEGLNVKLVLIPDKEDPDSYVQKIGADAFREFIANNKQDFVLFKLQISMQEAGNDSSRKSQLVNEIAETISKIDKTEDFTRQQDYIRQCSQLLKIDEQGLINLVNKFIRERFQKKEQQFNRENNNNNNAAPAMDDDLSPEAIAAMEAMENGGEPAVNFFNPDEKQERELVKILLRFGDKPFSEEDQSTVADYIFHLPYDFESLADNEMVKRILREYKVMYDQDSLPDKKWFLYHNDQEVATLVVAIMEDKEAELSTAWKDKFEIDTVYGDNAYLKDTISTTNYLILRKIRKMIMENQQEMERSTVFEDQIKCIEMHKHLKVLENELTQGLGTVIFR; this is encoded by the coding sequence TTGATTTCACAGAATACCATACAACAGATACTCAGCCGGATTGACATTGTGGAGATAGTAGGCAATTTCGTGAAACTGAAAAAGCGCGGCGCCAACTATCTGGGACTTTGTCCGTTCCATAATGAGAAGAGCCCTTCCTTCACTGTTACTCCCAGCAAGGAGATATTCAAGTGTTTTGGTTGCGGACAGAGCGGGAATGCCATTAAGTTCATCATGGAGCATGAGAAGTATTCTTATGTGGAAGCACTGCGCTGGCTGGCGCAGAAATATGATGTTCCGATTGAAGAAACAGAGGTAAGTCCGGAAGTCAGACAGCAGCAGCTGATGGCTGACAGCCTCTACATCATCAATAATTTCGCACGCGAATACTTTTCCAATACCCTTTTCAATACAGAAGAAGGTCAGAATGTCGGGCTAAGTTACTTTGAGGAACGCGGTTTTACACAGGAGACCATCCGCAAGTTTCAGCTGGGTTACAGTCTGAACACCTGGGATGCTTTTACTAAAACCGCCCTTGCCAAAGGTTATAATCTTGATTACCTTCAGAAAACAGGGCTGGTCACCGTCAGGAATGAGCAACCCGGCGATAACTACCGTGGTCGTGTGATCTTCCCCATCCATAACCAGAGCGGAAAGGTATTGGGATTTGGCGCCCGTATCCTGGTTAAAAACGACCGTGCGCCGAAGTATGTCAACTCACCAGAGAACGAGATCTACGTTAAAAACCGGGTACTGTATGGTACTTACTTTGCCCGGCACGCGATTGATAAACTGAATGAGTGTCTGCTCGTAGAAGGTTATACGGACGTCGTCTCCCTGCATCAGGCGGGTATTGAGAACGTGGTGGCGTCCAGCGGCACCTCCCTTACGCAGCACCAGCTCAGGCTCATTAAGAAATATACCAACAACCTCACCATCCTTTTTGACGGGGACAATGCGGGCGTAAAAGCGGCATTGAGAGGCCTGGATATGGCCATCGAGGAAGGCCTGAACGTAAAACTCGTTTTAATCCCCGATAAGGAGGATCCGGACAGTTACGTACAGAAGATAGGTGCAGACGCTTTTCGTGAGTTTATTGCCAATAATAAGCAGGATTTCGTACTGTTCAAGCTACAGATCTCCATGCAGGAGGCAGGCAATGACAGTAGCCGTAAATCACAGCTGGTAAATGAGATCGCGGAGACCATTTCCAAGATCGATAAAACGGAGGACTTCACCAGGCAACAGGATTACATCCGTCAGTGTAGTCAGTTGCTGAAGATCGACGAACAGGGGCTTATTAACCTGGTCAATAAATTCATCCGCGAGCGTTTCCAGAAGAAAGAGCAGCAATTCAACCGGGAGAACAATAATAATAACAATGCTGCTCCTGCCATGGACGACGATCTGTCTCCGGAGGCCATTGCCGCTATGGAGGCGATGGAAAATGGCGGGGAACCGGCAGTTAACTTCTTCAATCCGGATGAAAAGCAGGAAAGAGAATTAGTGAAGATACTCCTGCGTTTTGGCGACAAACCTTTCAGTGAGGAAGATCAGAGTACGGTGGCAGATTACATTTTCCACCTTCCCTATGATTTTGAATCACTGGCGGATAATGAAATGGTGAAACGTATACTGCGGGAATACAAAGTGATGTATGACCAGGATAGTCTGCCGGATAAAAAATGGTTCCTCTATCACAATGATCAGGAAGTGGCAACGCTGGTAGTGGCTATTATGGAAGATAAGGAAGCTGAGCTTAGCACTGCCTGGAAAGATAAGTTTGAGATTGATACCGTGTATGGTGATAATGCTTATCTGAAAGATACTATCTCTACTACGAATTACCTGATTTTAAGAAAGATCCGGAAGATGATCATGGAGAATCAGCAGGAGATGGAGCGATCTACTGTATTTGAAGACCAGATCAAATGTATCGAGATGCACAAGCACCTGAAAGTACTGGAAAACGAACTGACACAGGGACTGGGAACGGTTATTTTCAGATAA
- a CDS encoding thymidylate synthase, with protein sequence MEQYLKLLQHIIDQGSVKTDRTGTGTTSCFGAQLRFNLQEGFPMVTTKKVHLKSIIYELLWFLNGDTNIKYLKDHGVSIWDEWADENGDLGPVYGKQWRSWETKDGKVIDQITEAVKTIKNNPDSRRIIVNAWNVGDLPDMALSPCHCLFQFYVAEGRLSCQLYQRSADVFLGVPFNIASYAILTMMMAQVCDLEPGDFVHTFGDVHLYSNHMEQAKLQLSRQPFELPVLKINPAVKDIFGFKFEDFELLNYQHHPHIKAPVAI encoded by the coding sequence ATGGAACAATACCTTAAACTACTCCAACATATTATAGATCAAGGCAGTGTGAAAACAGACCGTACCGGTACAGGCACAACCAGCTGCTTTGGCGCCCAGCTCAGATTTAACTTACAGGAAGGCTTCCCCATGGTCACCACCAAAAAGGTGCACCTGAAATCCATCATATATGAATTATTATGGTTTCTGAACGGTGATACCAATATCAAATACCTGAAAGATCATGGTGTGAGCATATGGGATGAATGGGCAGATGAAAATGGAGACCTGGGACCAGTTTATGGTAAACAATGGCGTAGTTGGGAAACCAAAGACGGCAAAGTGATCGATCAGATCACAGAAGCAGTAAAAACGATCAAGAATAACCCTGATTCCCGCAGGATCATCGTGAATGCCTGGAACGTGGGCGACCTGCCAGATATGGCGCTGAGTCCCTGCCACTGTCTGTTCCAGTTCTACGTGGCAGAAGGCCGTCTGAGCTGTCAGCTGTATCAGCGTAGTGCGGACGTATTCCTCGGCGTACCTTTCAATATCGCTTCCTATGCAATCCTCACGATGATGATGGCGCAGGTATGTGATCTGGAACCAGGCGATTTTGTACATACTTTCGGAGACGTACACCTATATAGCAATCACATGGAACAGGCGAAACTGCAACTCAGCCGTCAGCCATTTGAACTGCCTGTACTGAAGATTAATCCGGCGGTAAAAGATATATTCGGCTTCAAATTTGAAGACTTTGAACTGCTGAACTATCAGCATCACCCTCATATCAAGGCGCCTGTAGCCATATAA
- a CDS encoding proline dehydrogenase family protein has translation MEKQLSLSFENTAIAFESKTDKALKKADFLFTNIGKPWLVKVGAAVTPFALKIGLPIKGLIRSTIFSQFCGGENLQEAAATASSLGKFHVGVALDYGVEAMEGEENYDHAVPEFVRAIEYAAGNPNIPFIAIKVTGFARFSLLEKLHANETLTPEEAAEYARVRQRIQTIAATAAKHKVGLLIDAEESWIQQPVDDLTEELMAQFNTTNAIVYNTFQMYRHDRLAFLKRSFEKAQQQGYLLGAKLVRGAYMEKERKRAEEMGYPSPIQPDKEATDRDYNAAVTFCMERLDKLAVFVGTHNEQSSMLAASLLHQQELPHNHPHVSFSQLLGMSDNITFNLAHAGYHVSKYLPYGPVKDVMPYLLRRAQENTSISGQVGRELGLIRKERKRRGI, from the coding sequence ATGGAAAAGCAGCTATCATTATCATTCGAGAATACCGCCATAGCTTTTGAATCAAAGACAGACAAAGCATTAAAAAAAGCTGACTTCCTGTTTACCAATATAGGTAAGCCCTGGCTGGTGAAAGTGGGAGCAGCGGTGACACCGTTTGCCCTGAAAATCGGATTACCTATTAAGGGACTGATCCGTAGCACCATCTTCAGCCAGTTCTGCGGAGGCGAAAACCTCCAGGAGGCTGCTGCTACAGCCAGCTCACTGGGTAAATTCCACGTTGGTGTAGCACTGGATTATGGTGTTGAAGCCATGGAAGGGGAGGAAAACTATGACCATGCGGTACCTGAGTTCGTTCGCGCGATCGAATATGCCGCAGGTAATCCCAACATTCCTTTTATCGCTATTAAAGTGACCGGCTTTGCCCGCTTTAGTCTGCTGGAAAAACTCCATGCCAACGAAACCCTGACGCCTGAAGAGGCAGCAGAGTATGCAAGGGTACGCCAGCGTATACAAACGATCGCCGCGACTGCCGCTAAACATAAGGTGGGTCTGCTGATTGATGCGGAAGAATCCTGGATCCAGCAGCCGGTAGATGACCTGACTGAAGAACTGATGGCACAGTTCAATACAACGAATGCCATTGTATATAATACTTTCCAGATGTACCGCCACGACAGACTGGCCTTTCTTAAACGTTCTTTCGAGAAGGCACAGCAGCAGGGCTACCTGCTCGGAGCTAAACTGGTAAGAGGCGCTTACATGGAAAAAGAGCGTAAACGTGCGGAAGAGATGGGCTACCCTTCTCCGATCCAGCCGGATAAAGAAGCTACCGACCGTGACTACAATGCCGCTGTGACCTTCTGTATGGAGCGTCTTGATAAGCTGGCTGTATTTGTCGGTACACATAATGAACAAAGCAGTATGCTGGCTGCTAGTCTGTTACACCAGCAGGAACTGCCACACAATCACCCACATGTCAGCTTTTCCCAGCTCCTGGGTATGAGCGATAACATCACCTTTAACCTGGCACATGCCGGTTATCATGTATCCAAATACCTGCCTTATGGTCCGGTAAAAGACGTAATGCCGTACCTCCTCCGCCGTGCACAGGAAAATACCTCTATCTCCGGTCAGGTAGGCAGAGAATTAGGTCTTATCCGCAAGGAGAGAAAGCGCAGAGGTATTTAG
- a CDS encoding dihydrofolate reductase, with amino-acid sequence MTLSIIVAASENNVIGINNHLPWHLPVDMKYFKDTTMGKPIVMGRKSFEELGRVLPGRPNIMITRQKDYTAEGLHIVPSLEAGIEKAKTFGTEEIFVTGGGEIFKMALSIVDRVYLTRVHATVQGDTYFPEFDPRGWKLVKNERHEKDEKHAHALTFQVWEREH; translated from the coding sequence TTGACACTTTCTATAATCGTTGCGGCTTCTGAAAATAATGTAATAGGGATCAATAATCACCTGCCCTGGCATTTACCGGTTGATATGAAATACTTTAAGGATACAACGATGGGGAAACCTATCGTAATGGGTCGTAAGTCTTTCGAAGAACTGGGAAGAGTATTGCCGGGAAGACCTAATATCATGATCACCCGTCAGAAAGACTATACTGCCGAAGGACTGCACATCGTGCCTTCCCTGGAAGCAGGTATCGAAAAGGCTAAAACCTTTGGTACAGAAGAAATCTTCGTGACCGGTGGTGGTGAGATCTTCAAAATGGCTTTATCTATAGTAGACAGAGTTTACCTGACGCGTGTACATGCGACAGTACAAGGAGATACCTATTTCCCTGAATTCGATCCGAGAGGATGGAAACTGGTAAAGAATGAAAGGCATGAAAAAGATGAAAAACATGCGCATGCCCTGACCTTCCAGGTGTGGGAAAGAGAACATTAA
- a CDS encoding FecR family protein, with product MELFDQSLLHKYEHNQCTPEEYERVLEWFTTPEGREYLETAMTQELDSEKPDMLMSTSQAADLYQRILDTTGQEQLRHRRNRRFTGLKVAAMLSGSILLVYGGWRMFGSHRATVFQTAYGEVRTVVLPDQSVVTLNGNSTLRYAGKWDGNSNREVWVEGEAFFSIKPSAVPRSFMVHTASEMDVEVLGTSFNLVDRHGRMQVVLNSGKVKLHNSRTPEDAIIMQPGDLVEYKEQVRTKVRKNTNAQSYSSWKTNNLHFENASFAELAQLLEDTYGVTVEIRDAALLQQRFTGTVPGQQIDMLLGGLSQLFHLKVSHVDNSVIIEKETK from the coding sequence ATGGAGCTATTCGACCAAAGTCTGCTACATAAGTATGAGCACAACCAATGTACTCCTGAAGAATACGAAAGAGTACTGGAATGGTTTACCACGCCCGAAGGACGGGAATATCTGGAAACTGCCATGACGCAGGAACTGGATAGTGAAAAACCAGATATGCTTATGTCTACATCACAGGCGGCAGACCTTTACCAGCGCATACTGGATACTACAGGTCAGGAACAGTTACGGCATCGCCGGAACCGCCGGTTTACAGGTCTCAAAGTGGCTGCCATGTTATCGGGCTCGATACTGCTCGTCTATGGCGGATGGAGAATGTTCGGTAGTCATCGCGCTACTGTTTTTCAAACAGCTTACGGAGAAGTACGTACTGTCGTATTGCCCGATCAGTCGGTCGTGACACTGAATGGCAACAGTACCTTACGCTATGCCGGTAAATGGGATGGTAACAGTAATCGTGAAGTATGGGTAGAAGGAGAGGCTTTTTTCTCCATCAAACCATCTGCTGTTCCCCGCTCATTTATGGTACACACCGCCAGTGAAATGGATGTGGAAGTACTGGGTACCAGCTTTAACCTCGTAGATCGTCATGGTCGTATGCAGGTAGTGCTGAACAGCGGAAAGGTAAAGCTGCACAACAGTAGAACACCGGAAGATGCGATCATTATGCAACCGGGAGATCTTGTTGAATACAAAGAACAGGTGCGCACAAAAGTCAGGAAGAACACCAACGCACAAAGCTATTCATCCTGGAAAACAAACAATCTTCATTTTGAAAACGCCAGCTTCGCGGAACTGGCACAATTGTTAGAAGACACCTATGGCGTAACTGTAGAGATCAGAGATGCTGCTTTGTTACAGCAACGATTCACAGGAACTGTACCGGGACAACAGATTGATATGTTGCTGGGAGGGCTTTCGCAACTATTTCACCTGAAGGTGAGCCATGTTGACAACAGTGTCATTATTGAGAAGGAAACTAAATAG